The Candidatus Latescibacter sp. genomic interval ATGCCTTGTCCGAAAGCGTCGCCACCCTGTTGAAAGCAGGCATGGCGAAGGCACCGCTGGTCGCGGCGTTTTTCGAGAAATGGCACAACGAGACGCTTGGCGAACGGGTAGCCGAGTCGTTCCGCGCCAAGTATCAAGCTCTGCGCGGGCTATATCGCCCGGATGATATTTTTACCGAAATGGAATCATGGGCTGGCGGCGCGGACCGAGGCTCACCGAAGCACCAATTGGCCGTCCTAGCCGTCCTAGCCTACTACTTTGACAGTTGCGACATTTTCGAAGAACCGAGAGGGCCGGTGTCATGATCCTTCCCTCCAAACATCTTTCCCAGGACCGCGCCCTCCTCACGGTAGGAGCGAGGATTTTGCAGGATTTGGCCCAACCGAAGACGATTTCCGCGCTTTGGGAGGAACTGCCGCTCCAAAATGACGCCGGGCGGAATGATGCGCCACCTTTGCACTACGATGGATTCGTGCTCGCCCTCGACCTTCTGTTTCTAATCGGAGCGATTGAACTTCAAGATGGGCTCTTAACTCGGAAAACGCTATGATTCACCGCATTTTCAGCAGTCTTTCCTCCTTCAAGGTGCTCGAATTCAAGCCGGGGCTCAACGTCCTGATCGCGCAGAAAGAGTTGGGTGCGAGTGATAAACAAACCCGAAACCGGGCAGGCAAAACCAGCTTGATTGAGATCATTCACTTTCTCACCGGATCGGATGCCGAGAAGGAGTCGGATTTTCGCAAGAATGTGCTGGCCAATGAGACATTCGGCATGGAGTTCGATCTCGGTGGGGAGAGAACCGTCGCCGAGCGTTCAGGCAAGGATAAGTCCAAGATTCATGTCGGGGGCGGCAGTTTTCTGAAAGGGAAGACCCTCCTTACCAACTCCGAGTGGGTGGAGGTACTGGGCGAGAAGGTATTCGGATTGAATACATCCCCCGAAAGGGAAGGACGTGTCCCAACGTTTCGCTCGCTTTTTGCCTATTTTGTCCGTCGTCAACTCAGTGGAGCATTCACAACACCTGAGAAGCAGGCGACCATGCAGCAGACAGGGGATTATCAGGTGGCTCTATTGTTTGTGCTTGGGCTGGATTGGAAGATCGCGAGCGACTGGCAGAAAGTCCGCGATCGGGAGAAGACGCTTAAAGAACTCAAGAAGGCTGTTGGGGCTGGTGCTTTTGGTAGCATCATCGGCAAGGCCGCCGATCTCCGAACCCAATTGATGGTAGCCGAAGCCCGACTAAGCGTTCTGAAGTCCCAGATCACCTCCTTCCGTGTGTTGCCCCAATACGAGGAACTTGAGGCGGAGGCGGATAAGATCACGCAACAACTCAACGATATCTCCAACGCCAACACCATCGACGCGGCGGCAATCCGTGACCTTGAGAGCGCTATGCAAGGTGAGGCACCTCCATCACTCACTGAATTGGAAAGCATCTATGCCGAGGCGGGTGTTGCCCTGCCCGGGCTGGCTGTCAAACGCTACGACGAAGTGAGGAGCTTTCATGAGTCGGTAATCCGAAACCGGCGCGATTATCTATCTGATGAACTGGCCGCCGCCAAACAACGGATAGCCTCCCGCGAGCAGGAGAAGCGGCGCCTCGATCAGCGACGCGCCGAGGTCATGGGCGTGTTGCAAAGCCATGGGGCGCTGGAGCAGTTTGCCAAGTTGCAGGGTGAAGCTGGACGTATGGAGGCGGAGGTAGAGTCGCTACGCCAGCGATTCGAGTCTGCCGAGCAGTTGGAAGGCACCAAGAACGAGTTAGAAATCGAGCGAAACCACCTAACCTTGCGCCTGCGTCGGGATTTCGCCGAACAAAAGGGACGTTTGGCCGAGGCAATCCTCGCTTTCGAGGAGACATCAAAACGACTTTACGAGTCGGCCGGCAGTATGACGGTAGAGGAAACTTCCAACGGTCCCGTCTTCCAGTTTCCCATGCAGGGGTCACGCAGCAAGGGCATCAAGAACATGCAGATTTTTTGTTTTGATATGATGCTCATGCGCCTCTGCGCCAAGCGTAGCATTGGGCCTGGTTTTTTGGTTCACGACAGCCACCTTTTCGATGGAGTGGATGGCCGCCAAGTCATAAGTGCGTTGGAGGTTGGGGCAGAAACGGCCCGTGAGCTTGGGTTTCAATATATCGTGACCATGAACCAAGACGACGCCTTCAAGGAGAAGATAGAGGGGTTTGATCTGCGGGAATACGTCTTGCCTGTCGTTTTGACCGACGCTACAGAAGATGGTGGACTCTTCGGATTCCGCTTCTAAAGGACTGCCATGGAAGAAGCCGTCGAACTGGACAAGTACCTGCCGCTCTCCTTCAAGACCCGCAGCGAGCAGGACTACATCGCCTTTCTGTGGGACGCCTTTTTTCCCGTTTATCCGTTCATCCTGACCATCCGCGGTTCAGACATATCATATATTCCGCAATTGAACTCTCCCCCCCGTTTTATTATTATACCATATCATCGGTAATTGGTTTATCGTTTGTCATCCCCTGGATTGTTTGATGAGCCCCAGAACCTCCACATTTTCCCGCACCGATATCAACACCGGCCTTTTGGGTTTCTTTCACTGGGTCGTGTTCATGGGCGGATACTGGCAGACCGCGCTGGCCAGTTCGCCCATTTTCGTGGGATATGTGCTGGCCCTCGGGGCTTCCGAATCGGCGCCCTCGGATTTTATCAGCCTCCTCTACCTCATGGGATTGTTCCAACTGGTGAGTCATCTCATCACCAACCGGATTCGCAACAAGAAATTCCTGGTCATAGCTTCTGGAGTGATGGAGCCGGGCACCCTCATATTCCTGATAGTATTACCGTTCTTTATTTCAAAAGGGGCCATGATCGGTATCATCCCGTTTATTATCATGCTCTCGGCGGGATTTGCCCATCTGGCCAATCCGCTCCTCAATGCATGGTACGGTTCGCTCATTCCGGACAGCATACGGGCTTCCTATATCGGCAGGCGGATCATGATCTCCCAGCTTGCCGCCATTATCGCCATGTTCGCCGCAGGGCAGATTGTGGACCTGTTCAGCGGCCTCACCGGATTTTACATAACTTTCGCCATGGGAATCGCCCTTGCGATCGCCGCCTACCTGAGCCTCATCCCGGTACGGTATACCCCCCATATCTCCAACCGTCAAATCCGGTTTGGCGACATCTTCCGTATCCCGAAAGAAAACAGCCAGTTCACCATCTTCTGCCTGTTCTACGGGGTCTGGAGCATCGGATTTTACATCGCGCTCCCCAACCTGAATGTGCTCATGATCCGCCATCTCCATCTTTCCTATTCCACCGTCGCCCTCTACACCAACTGCCAGCTTATCATGATGCTGGTGGGATATTTCTTCTGGCCGAAGTATATTCAGAAGTTTGGGCCGAAGCCGGTACTGAAGCTCATCCTCATCCCTCTGGCGCTCGTTCCGCTGGTCTGGTTTCTTGCCGAACCCTCCAACCATTACATCCTGGCGCCGGCCATGATGCTTTACGGACTCACTGCATCGGGAAGCATAGTCAGCTCGAACACCCATCTTTTCACCATTCTCCCAAAGGACGAGCGCGCTCCGGCCTACATGGTTTTCTGGTCGGTCACCGTGTTCCTCTCCATGGCGCTCGGGCCGAAGCTCGGCTCCATCATCATCAATCTCTTCCATGAGATGCATCTGAATGTGGGTTTCTTTACCATCATGAATGTAAAACTGACTCTCCTTGTGGTAAGCCTCGCTTACCTGGTCTCATTCTTTATCCTCCTGCGGGTCAGGGAGAAGGAGCATGTCTCCTCACGGGTGCTGGTGGATGAGATATTCCGCCGCAACCCGGTGTCGCTGGCCTATAATATGTTCGTCCTCGAACGCTCCGGCAGTGAAAATATCCGCGCTGACGCCCTGGAAAAACTGGGGAGAACCCGTGGGGCGGTCGCGTTCGATACGATCGCCGGGGCGCTGGAGGACATCAGCCCCTTAGTGCGCCGTCAGGCGGCAGCCAGCATCGGAGAGACACGGCTCCCCGAGGCTGTGGCCCCTCTCGCCGATATTATCCGCAATCCCGAATCCGACATAAAGAGCGAGGCGGTTTCCGCCCTAGGCATGATCGATACTCCCGAATCCCGTCAGACCATTTTCGTTGCGCTTTCCGACTCGGATCCCGCGGTACGGGCTGCCGCAGTACGGGCGCTGGGAAAGTTTACAGGGCAGGATGTGGAGGAGAAACTTCTCGAACTGGTCGGCGCCGAACGCGATCCGGCAGTTTTTACCGCCCTGGCGGATACCATTGCCGACCGCAGGGATTTGCGGGCTGTCGAGCCTCTCCTCCGGGGCAGGGAGGTTTTCCAGACACCGAACATCCGCAAGCAGATTCTCCACTCTCTCGCCTGCATGTTCGGCGCAGGGGATGAATACTATGCAATAATTTCTTCCAGCCATGGAAAAGCTGCGGTGAAAACCATCGAATACCTGGATCGGATGCTTGTTCTGGTGGTAAAGAAGAGCGGGCATATTCCCCAGGACATGGCCAACTGCATCGGCAGCCTGGCGGAGGCTTTCAGCGGGAGCGACACCGCCTCGTTTCTGGAATGCGCCGACCGCCTGGCATTCCTGGCCGAATCCTGGGATGACGCCGGGGAAAATCTGAAAGCGGTGGCCTATACCATGCACTCTCTGGTGAATATCAAACGTGAGGGGAGAATTCCCAATCTGCCCGGGAAGGCTTTCCTTGCGGTCTGTGCGGGAGTGATTGTGAGGGACAGGATAGGGAAAAGGAACATTCATTCCCTGAAACCTTATACGGAAATTTGAGGACTTCCGGCTCCAAGTGATCGTTACAAACCATATGTTACCAAATGGCACGTCCGCCCCGCGCGCCTTGTCGGACGCACCTATCAAAAAAGAGGCGGAATATTCTTCCGCCTCTTAGCATAAAACAACCTGTTTTTCTACCGCAGGAAGAGCATCTTCCGGGTCTGGGTGAAGCTGCCAGCGTCCAACCGGTAAATATAGATTCCGCTGGATATTCTATGACCCGAATCATCGGTCGCGTTCCAGGTCGCTGTATGTATGCCGGGATTTTGCACGCCATCCACCAGCGTCCGCACCAGGCTGCCCCGTGAATCGTAAATCGTCAGTCGCACCATTCCACTCTTTCCGGCGGGAATAGCGTATTGGATGGCGGTTATGGGATTAAAGGGATTGGGTGAGTTCTGAGAAAGAGCATATTCATTAGGCAACACCTCTTTTTTCAGCTTGGACGCTATGTTCACCGTGTCTTTTCCCTCAAAATCAACTAAACCAACTTTTCCAGTCACTGTTAGAGTAACCGCCCCCCCAATAGGCACGTCTACTACATCTTGCCTGTTGAATTTTACTATATAAGTGCCTTTGTCTTCTTCAGAAACTATTCCCTTCACAGCCGGCGCTCCTTCACATACAACTGTGCTAAGATTAATATTTGCAACATTATAGCCTTCTGAAAAGGTAATAAATGCTGTAAATACACCTTTGCTGGAAAGATTCAGGGATTCCGGCTCAATTCTAATAGTAGCCGAAATGGGCATGACTGTAACTTTAAGAATATCATTCCCTATTCCTCCATTATCGTCAGTGACAGTTAGGGTAACGGTATAAGTGCCTTTGTTGGAGTAGACATGGGTTGGAGTCAATGTTCCGGAAGTTGTAGCACCATCTCCAAAATCCCATTCAATTGCATGGGTATCTGAACCAGGATCAGTGAAGCTTCCATTAAATTGTACCGTATCTCCAACAAAAACTTCTTGATTTGTGCCGGCTTCAACTATTGGCGGAACATTCAAAACATTGACAGTAGTTGTAGCAGTAGCAGTTAATCCATCGTCATCTGTGACTTTCAAACCAATACTTCCAGAATGATCATCTCCCCAAGTATAACTGGGATTAACTCCGGTGGCATCGTAGTATAAACCATCGCCATCTAAATCCCATTCATACATAAATATTGTTCCATCTGGATCAGAAGAACCTGAGCCATAAAAAGTTATTGGAGAACCTTCGTTACCAATATAAGGGCCATTGGCATTGGCTACTGGTGGTTGATTTAGCGCTATTGGCTCGACGTGAATATAATCCCAGTCCACATAAGAGCCGACGCCATTCCAAAGGCCCATGTCTATAATTGCCCTTTGTGTTGTCGTTACTGGCCCAGTAAGTGAAGCTGAAAAAGCAGTAGTAGCAGTAGCGAAGTTGTCCTTACTGAAACGCACAGTAATTTCCTGACCAATCCTGGTAATTTCATACCAGTAAGTTTCCCTACCCCAGCCATCATTTCCGATTGGGGAAGGCGTGCCGTCGAAATGTGCTACCTCCACACCATTACTAGCAAGTCCCATGGAAAGGACGTTAGCGCTATACCACCAATCCACACAACGATAGATCTGAAGGTAATTATTTGTACCTTCACCGAAAGCAATAAAGAGATCATTCCCTTGGACACCAGTAGAATTATATTGAGAAGTGCCTCCAATATGAGCAAGGAGGTTATAATTTACCTTTGTTCTTAATATCCAATTTTCTCCACCGAAAGAACGAATCAGGGTTAGGCTCGGTCTCCAGCCACCAGATGATTGATAGTTCTGTGTCCAGCCACCACTAGATCCCAACCAACCTGTAAGGCTATACCTTAAATAACCTGAGTTGTCGGTTAAGGAATATCCTCCAAGCCCAGGAACAGTCTGGACCACCTGCCATGCTGGATCTAATGGAGGCGTTGAGAAATCTTCCGTAAAAGTTTGGGCATAAACTGATCCGGACGACATTAATAAAATAACCACAATTAACATCGCTCCTGACATTACACCCAACAGTATGCTCTTCAATTTCTTTGTCATTTTATTTTCCTTCTTTCTGAACCTTGATCGGGAAACTCGAATTACTTCATCAGGATCATCTTGTTCGTTTTGCTGAACTGGCCGGCTTGCATGCGGCAGAAGTAGATTCCTGCGGAAACTTTGCCGCCTGAACCGTCTTTTCCGTCCCAGACAACACTATATACACCAGGGGCTTTCGATTCATAGATAAGATTGCGAATGAGAGAGCCCCGGATATCATAGATATTCAACAGGACTGTTTCGTTATTGACGGAGGAAACGGTGAAAGAAATGGTAGTGGAAGGATTGAAGGGATTGGGAGAATTTTGCTTCAGAGAATAAGGATCTGCAATTACAATCTCCTTTTTGGCGCTTTTGTTTGCAGGAACATTTATTTTTGCCAACTCTGCTTGTTTCGATAATACATTAATAACTTTCCTAATTGTTCCAATATATTCATTTGCCTGGTCGGTACTCAGTTTCTTTCCTCGCAATGCTTCAACCTGATTTATAAATGCTTCAAGTTGATTAATAGCTGAATTAGAATTCCCTTTATTGATTGCTTTTACAGATTCGTTTAATTTGCTAATTAAAGCGTTTCCTATTCCCTTATCTAAATCCCAACTAGCAACCAATTCATTGACTTCTTCAATTAATTT includes:
- a CDS encoding DUF2326 domain-containing protein, which translates into the protein MIHRIFSSLSSFKVLEFKPGLNVLIAQKELGASDKQTRNRAGKTSLIEIIHFLTGSDAEKESDFRKNVLANETFGMEFDLGGERTVAERSGKDKSKIHVGGGSFLKGKTLLTNSEWVEVLGEKVFGLNTSPEREGRVPTFRSLFAYFVRRQLSGAFTTPEKQATMQQTGDYQVALLFVLGLDWKIASDWQKVRDREKTLKELKKAVGAGAFGSIIGKAADLRTQLMVAEARLSVLKSQITSFRVLPQYEELEAEADKITQQLNDISNANTIDAAAIRDLESAMQGEAPPSLTELESIYAEAGVALPGLAVKRYDEVRSFHESVIRNRRDYLSDELAAAKQRIASREQEKRRLDQRRAEVMGVLQSHGALEQFAKLQGEAGRMEAEVESLRQRFESAEQLEGTKNELEIERNHLTLRLRRDFAEQKGRLAEAILAFEETSKRLYESAGSMTVEETSNGPVFQFPMQGSRSKGIKNMQIFCFDMMLMRLCAKRSIGPGFLVHDSHLFDGVDGRQVISALEVGAETARELGFQYIVTMNQDDAFKEKIEGFDLREYVLPVVLTDATEDGGLFGFRF
- a CDS encoding MFS transporter; translated protein: MSPRTSTFSRTDINTGLLGFFHWVVFMGGYWQTALASSPIFVGYVLALGASESAPSDFISLLYLMGLFQLVSHLITNRIRNKKFLVIASGVMEPGTLIFLIVLPFFISKGAMIGIIPFIIMLSAGFAHLANPLLNAWYGSLIPDSIRASYIGRRIMISQLAAIIAMFAAGQIVDLFSGLTGFYITFAMGIALAIAAYLSLIPVRYTPHISNRQIRFGDIFRIPKENSQFTIFCLFYGVWSIGFYIALPNLNVLMIRHLHLSYSTVALYTNCQLIMMLVGYFFWPKYIQKFGPKPVLKLILIPLALVPLVWFLAEPSNHYILAPAMMLYGLTASGSIVSSNTHLFTILPKDERAPAYMVFWSVTVFLSMALGPKLGSIIINLFHEMHLNVGFFTIMNVKLTLLVVSLAYLVSFFILLRVREKEHVSSRVLVDEIFRRNPVSLAYNMFVLERSGSENIRADALEKLGRTRGAVAFDTIAGALEDISPLVRRQAAASIGETRLPEAVAPLADIIRNPESDIKSEAVSALGMIDTPESRQTIFVALSDSDPAVRAAAVRALGKFTGQDVEEKLLELVGAERDPAVFTALADTIADRRDLRAVEPLLRGREVFQTPNIRKQILHSLACMFGAGDEYYAIISSSHGKAAVKTIEYLDRMLVLVVKKSGHIPQDMANCIGSLAEAFSGSDTASFLECADRLAFLAESWDDAGENLKAVAYTMHSLVNIKREGRIPNLPGKAFLAVCAGVIVRDRIGKRNIHSLKPYTEI
- a CDS encoding PKD domain-containing protein, giving the protein MTKKLKSILLGVMSGAMLIVVILLMSSGSVYAQTFTEDFSTPPLDPAWQVVQTVPGLGGYSLTDNSGYLRYSLTGWLGSSGGWTQNYQSSGGWRPSLTLIRSFGGENWILRTKVNYNLLAHIGGTSQYNSTGVQGNDLFIAFGEGTNNYLQIYRCVDWWYSANVLSMGLASNGVEVAHFDGTPSPIGNDGWGRETYWYEITRIGQEITVRFSKDNFATATTAFSASLTGPVTTTQRAIIDMGLWNGVGSYVDWDYIHVEPIALNQPPVANANGPYIGNEGSPITFYGSGSSDPDGTIFMYEWDLDGDGLYYDATGVNPSYTWGDDHSGSIGLKVTDDDGLTATATTTVNVLNVPPIVEAGTNQEVFVGDTVQFNGSFTDPGSDTHAIEWDFGDGATTSGTLTPTHVYSNKGTYTVTLTVTDDNGGIGNDILKVTVMPISATIRIEPESLNLSSKGVFTAFITFSEGYNVANINLSTVVCEGAPAVKGIVSEEDKGTYIVKFNRQDVVDVPIGGAVTLTVTGKVGLVDFEGKDTVNIASKLKKEVLPNEYALSQNSPNPFNPITAIQYAIPAGKSGMVRLTIYDSRGSLVRTLVDGVQNPGIHTATWNATDDSGHRISSGIYIYRLDAGSFTQTRKMLFLR